In one Sporomusa sphaeroides DSM 2875 genomic region, the following are encoded:
- a CDS encoding NHLP bacteriocin system secretion protein has translation MRKEQTEGLFRQEALEKLRSPEQLDKLFAPVTPVAWIALATVLLLVFSALMWSVFGVMATKVNGSGLIIDADGLVNISSDAGGRLAEIRVKVGDRVQRGQVVATVEQPDLEAQIARINQEINIAMSRKEMANLAASLNELQDKLRRSSQVLSPVEGIVADWIADGVGDVLTPGTPLLSVRIDEAARGEMIVLLYVPVLEGKKIKPGMMAQIVPGSVDAAEYGSLIGQVRTVSNYPVLADSMTNWTGNKELTAWVLQQTGGAAMEVQIDLIKDNDTETGYLWSSIHGAPEKITAGTACTGNIVVKRQAPIAKAFLKLNQWLRSD, from the coding sequence ATGCGGAAAGAACAAACTGAGGGATTATTCCGGCAGGAAGCGCTGGAAAAGTTGCGTTCACCGGAGCAATTGGATAAGTTATTTGCGCCGGTCACACCTGTGGCCTGGATCGCTCTAGCCACGGTGTTGCTGCTGGTATTTTCCGCCCTGATGTGGTCGGTTTTCGGTGTGATGGCCACCAAAGTTAACGGGAGTGGTTTGATCATTGATGCTGATGGTCTGGTCAATATCAGCTCCGATGCCGGTGGACGGCTGGCGGAAATACGGGTGAAAGTCGGTGACCGGGTACAGCGCGGGCAGGTTGTGGCTACGGTGGAGCAGCCGGATTTAGAGGCGCAGATTGCCCGGATAAATCAGGAGATTAATATCGCTATGTCCCGCAAGGAAATGGCGAATCTGGCAGCCAGTTTAAATGAGCTCCAGGATAAACTGAGACGGAGTAGTCAGGTGCTCAGCCCGGTGGAAGGAATTGTTGCCGATTGGATAGCAGATGGGGTAGGCGATGTGTTGACGCCAGGAACGCCGCTGTTGAGTGTGCGTATCGACGAAGCCGCACGGGGTGAAATGATAGTTTTGCTGTATGTGCCAGTGCTGGAGGGCAAGAAAATCAAGCCGGGGATGATGGCGCAGATTGTACCCGGTTCCGTGGACGCTGCGGAATATGGCAGTCTGATCGGCCAGGTGCGTACAGTATCCAACTATCCTGTTCTGGCTGACAGTATGACCAACTGGACAGGCAATAAGGAGCTGACCGCCTGGGTGTTGCAGCAAACTGGCGGTGCAGCCATGGAGGTACAGATTGATTTGATCAAGGACAATGATACCGAGACGGGGTATTTGTGGTCTTCCATTCATGGTGCGCCGGAGAAGATTACGGCAGGAACAGCTTGCACCGGCAATATTGTGGTGAAACGACAGGCACCGATTGCCAAAGCTTTTTTGAAATTAAACCAATGGCTGCGGAGTGATTGA
- a CDS encoding ABC transporter permease, with amino-acid sequence MKLSDIIRSELRALFGSKSPAAVLLFGIPILYSIFFGCAYSSNVVKYVPTVIYDQDQTTASRTLIQAYIDSEKYEVVAQVRTQEELEQLLHENKALVAVSIPPKFAQNIKLGMASEILIQTNSTNVMFANAAISSSQEIIQTFSAATGQKLLEALNQMPAQALHTAAPVKLGIRILNNPTIAYTNFMLPGLVANGLQIAILLVAGTLIVKEYGNLSRWQGTSSTTIVIGKLLPCWLCAIGSFLAYLAVIILFFNVSYRGGVFFDLFFLGAAFTFLVVSISLFFSAIVRNEVEALQMPLLYIMPGLLYSGLSWPAWAMGDFARVFSAFMPLTYMADSLRDLLLAGYSPALLQNILIMFAGGSVLNLITMLVFNHRRKKLRFKTVKEAAL; translated from the coding sequence ATGAAGCTCAGTGACATTATACGGTCTGAGCTGCGGGCGCTGTTTGGCTCCAAATCGCCTGCCGCCGTGCTGCTGTTTGGCATACCCATACTCTATAGTATTTTTTTTGGGTGCGCCTATAGCAGCAATGTCGTAAAATATGTGCCCACCGTCATTTACGATCAGGACCAGACAACAGCCAGCCGGACATTAATCCAAGCCTATATTGATTCGGAGAAATATGAGGTGGTCGCTCAGGTAAGGACCCAGGAAGAGCTGGAGCAGTTGCTGCATGAAAACAAAGCGCTGGTTGCCGTCTCCATTCCGCCCAAATTTGCGCAAAATATCAAACTGGGTATGGCTTCCGAAATTCTGATCCAAACGAACTCGACCAATGTCATGTTTGCCAATGCCGCAATCTCCTCCAGTCAGGAGATTATCCAGACATTTTCGGCGGCGACCGGCCAAAAGCTATTGGAAGCGCTCAATCAAATGCCGGCTCAGGCCCTGCACACCGCTGCCCCGGTCAAATTGGGAATAAGAATTCTCAACAATCCGACCATTGCCTACACTAATTTTATGCTGCCCGGCTTAGTGGCAAATGGCCTGCAAATCGCAATTCTATTAGTAGCAGGCACTTTGATCGTTAAAGAATACGGGAACCTTTCCCGCTGGCAAGGAACTTCGTCGACGACAATCGTTATCGGTAAGCTACTGCCCTGCTGGCTGTGCGCGATCGGTTCCTTTCTGGCATACTTAGCTGTTATCATCCTCTTTTTCAATGTATCGTACCGGGGAGGAGTTTTCTTCGACCTATTCTTTTTGGGCGCTGCCTTTACCTTTCTCGTTGTCAGCATCAGTCTTTTCTTTTCCGCCATTGTCCGCAATGAAGTGGAAGCCTTGCAGATGCCGTTACTGTATATTATGCCCGGACTGTTGTACAGCGGCCTCAGTTGGCCCGCTTGGGCGATGGGTGATTTTGCCCGGGTCTTTTCCGCCTTCATGCCGCTCACCTACATGGCAGACAGCCTGCGCGATTTGCTGCTGGCAGGCTATTCACCGGCCCTGCTGCAAAATATCCTGATTATGTTTGCCGGCGGCAGTGTCCTCAACCTAATTACCATGCTGGTCTTTAACCACCGCCGGAAAAAGCTCCGGTTCAAGACCGTAAAGGAGGCAGCCCTATGA
- a CDS encoding HlyD family secretion protein, with amino-acid sequence MLTIKKNVTKRFMRGLAYTLLLIMSVTLFAGCGSRETTPEVWGRAEAKEVDINSKIPGRIVSLLVKEGDRVTQGQVLAHIDNRDIVAQVNQAKANINAFNAQAVQAATVTVLQDQTAKAALHTAQAQLEKARSDLALAESDYNRYSELLTSEAISRQLFDTYRTKYQAAQAAYSQAQAGVATAQAGLLQTNVNAANEEAVRSKVAQAQAALQQVEVSLDETEIRAPFDGIITAKYVEEGAMVSQGMPLVAIQNPVDNWVNLKVKETELSRYSLQQQVKIQGRDSKLVLDGTIIDISKKAEFATYRATNERGDNDIITFNVKIQVNSDKLRPGMRFKLMDGVNR; translated from the coding sequence ATGCTTACAATAAAAAAAAATGTTACCAAACGCTTTATGCGCGGTTTAGCCTATACCTTGCTGTTGATTATGTCTGTCACTCTGTTTGCCGGCTGTGGCAGCCGCGAGACAACTCCTGAAGTATGGGGCCGGGCCGAAGCCAAGGAAGTCGATATTAATTCCAAAATACCGGGGAGGATCGTCAGCCTGCTCGTCAAAGAGGGCGACCGTGTGACGCAAGGGCAGGTATTGGCCCATATTGACAACCGGGACATTGTCGCCCAGGTAAATCAGGCCAAAGCCAATATCAATGCCTTTAACGCCCAAGCCGTTCAGGCGGCTACGGTTACTGTGCTGCAGGACCAAACCGCCAAAGCCGCCCTACATACTGCCCAGGCACAATTAGAAAAAGCCCGGTCTGATTTAGCCCTGGCGGAAAGCGATTATAACCGCTACAGCGAACTGCTGACCTCAGAGGCCATCTCCAGACAATTATTTGATACCTACCGTACTAAATACCAAGCGGCTCAGGCGGCATACAGCCAGGCACAGGCCGGTGTGGCAACAGCGCAGGCCGGTCTGCTGCAAACCAATGTGAATGCCGCCAACGAAGAAGCTGTACGCAGTAAAGTGGCTCAGGCTCAGGCGGCTTTGCAGCAGGTGGAAGTATCGCTGGATGAAACCGAAATACGTGCTCCGTTTGACGGTATTATCACCGCCAAATATGTGGAAGAAGGCGCCATGGTCTCTCAAGGCATGCCGCTGGTAGCCATTCAGAACCCGGTAGACAACTGGGTTAATCTCAAAGTCAAGGAGACTGAGCTTTCACGCTATTCACTTCAGCAGCAGGTCAAAATCCAGGGAAGGGACAGCAAGCTCGTCTTAGACGGAACGATTATTGATATTAGCAAAAAAGCGGAATTTGCCACCTACCGGGCCACGAACGAACGCGGTGACAACGATATTATTACTTTCAATGTCAAAATTCAGGTCAATTCCGATAAGCTCCGTCCCGGCATGCGCTTCAAGCTGATGGATGGTGTAAATCGATGA
- a CDS encoding efflux RND transporter periplasmic adaptor subunit, whose translation MTKRYAYAFFGSAIVLIGLLAGYGIYVNASSNIHVAKMAASQYVRVKGAPATFRDIVPVVYFPVVNIYSSKMQDVHFEIDGTLAQVFVNPGERVRTGQLLGEIINDVLPSAVLQAEGKIRSCEANVVKWDNTLRRYQTLAAQNAISQQQLDEASTSLRVAEGELASARAYHGELITRLGKQQIVAPCDGDVMQVYYSPGAVVRTEDSLVMLSEQTSLYFRKHVASEVMEQLQPLAGTLKLAVKKSEVMEMAYVSQIKGRHAGGDNDFELRLAKVSPPLDTPAQYRTVEYQIDNSAGLLETGMYYQVKIYGTDKRQVLSVPQEAVIGDREPFVLVVGPDSRLERRQIKTGIQDDEYVEVEAGLAENETVVVVGKYAEFTSGMKVQVIQQP comes from the coding sequence GTGACGAAACGATACGCTTATGCGTTTTTTGGTAGTGCAATTGTCTTAATTGGCTTATTGGCAGGGTATGGTATTTATGTCAATGCCAGCAGCAATATTCATGTGGCGAAAATGGCGGCTTCCCAGTATGTCCGGGTGAAAGGCGCCCCGGCTACGTTCCGGGATATTGTGCCGGTAGTCTATTTTCCGGTTGTCAATATCTATTCCTCAAAAATGCAGGACGTACATTTCGAGATTGACGGCACTCTGGCCCAAGTCTTTGTCAATCCGGGTGAACGGGTACGGACCGGGCAGCTGCTGGGTGAGATTATTAATGATGTGTTGCCGTCGGCAGTGCTGCAGGCGGAAGGCAAGATTCGCTCCTGTGAGGCTAATGTTGTGAAATGGGATAATACCTTGCGGCGATATCAGACCCTGGCGGCCCAGAATGCTATTTCTCAGCAGCAGTTGGATGAAGCGTCCACCAGCCTGAGGGTTGCCGAAGGGGAACTGGCCTCAGCCCGGGCATATCACGGAGAACTGATTACCCGGCTGGGGAAGCAGCAAATCGTGGCGCCCTGTGACGGCGATGTTATGCAAGTGTATTATTCTCCGGGAGCGGTGGTGCGTACCGAGGACTCGCTGGTGATGCTTAGCGAACAGACATCCCTGTATTTTCGCAAGCATGTTGCCAGCGAGGTCATGGAACAATTGCAGCCGCTTGCAGGGACCCTTAAGCTGGCGGTGAAAAAAAGCGAAGTGATGGAGATGGCCTATGTTTCGCAGATAAAAGGCAGGCATGCCGGTGGGGACAATGATTTTGAACTGCGGCTTGCGAAAGTATCGCCGCCGCTAGACACGCCGGCCCAGTACCGTACCGTGGAGTATCAAATAGATAATTCCGCCGGCTTGCTGGAGACAGGCATGTATTATCAAGTCAAAATTTATGGCACAGACAAACGGCAGGTATTGTCTGTGCCGCAGGAGGCCGTAATCGGGGATAGGGAGCCTTTTGTTTTGGTGGTCGGCCCGGACAGCCGGCTGGAACGACGGCAGATCAAAACCGGGATTCAGGATGACGAATATGTGGAAGTGGAAGCTGGGTTAGCGGAAAACGAGACGGTTGTGGTGGTCGGCAAATACGCCGAGTTCACATCAGGCATGAAAGTGCAGGTAATACAGCAGCCGTAG
- a CDS encoding ABC transporter permease — translation MSWRQIWKREIRQMFLADCRRAILLFGAPLAYLLLFSLLYGTHTIKAVPLVIYDEDQTQFSRTLIQAFDDSERFRIVDYVVSQDDMEQTLREKAVYAAVHIPKKFAQDAKSGRSATVLLLTDGANILIANTVTTAAQEILAGFARETGAKLAEINTGQMPTMAANKTAPVELRLRVLNNPTQSYLSFFVLGLAMAALQQGIFLAVGASIQNEYQPPGEVSYTHPWTIVIKLFPYWLSGTLAFFITLAAATQLFGIPGKASIFSLLLLAVTFTFAAVAFSALLASICNSELTFTRLSIAYTVPAFVLSGYTWPLEAMDRIGTVLYYAFPLSYFSNVVRELMLAGYSPLLYRNSLILLLGGAFFIAMAVVCHSRRIRHCHNMEAGKPYQA, via the coding sequence ATGAGCTGGCGGCAAATATGGAAACGGGAAATTCGCCAGATGTTCCTTGCGGACTGCAGGCGAGCCATCCTGCTTTTCGGAGCGCCTTTGGCTTACCTGCTCTTATTCAGCTTACTCTATGGCACACATACCATAAAAGCGGTTCCCCTGGTTATCTATGATGAGGATCAGACGCAGTTCAGCCGTACGCTTATCCAAGCCTTTGATGACTCCGAACGGTTCCGGATTGTTGACTATGTCGTATCACAGGATGATATGGAACAGACCCTGCGCGAAAAAGCAGTGTACGCAGCCGTGCACATTCCGAAAAAGTTTGCCCAGGACGCCAAGTCGGGACGGTCTGCTACGGTTCTCTTACTAACCGATGGCGCCAACATTCTCATTGCCAATACGGTAACTACAGCCGCTCAGGAAATTTTGGCCGGCTTTGCCAGAGAAACCGGCGCAAAACTGGCTGAAATAAACACTGGGCAAATGCCCACGATGGCAGCCAACAAAACAGCTCCTGTCGAGCTTCGTTTACGGGTGCTCAACAACCCGACGCAAAGCTATCTGTCCTTCTTTGTCCTGGGATTAGCCATGGCTGCCCTGCAGCAGGGTATTTTCCTGGCAGTCGGTGCCAGTATCCAAAATGAATATCAGCCTCCAGGCGAAGTAAGCTACACCCATCCCTGGACAATTGTCATCAAGCTTTTTCCTTACTGGCTTTCGGGTACACTCGCTTTCTTTATTACCTTAGCCGCTGCCACCCAACTATTTGGCATTCCCGGCAAAGCCTCTATATTTAGCTTGCTTCTGCTAGCGGTGACCTTCACTTTTGCAGCCGTTGCCTTTAGCGCTTTGCTTGCCTCCATCTGCAATTCTGAACTAACCTTTACCAGATTATCGATAGCCTATACCGTTCCGGCTTTCGTATTGTCCGGCTACACCTGGCCGCTGGAAGCCATGGACAGGATCGGGACCGTTCTATATTATGCCTTCCCCCTGTCTTATTTTTCCAATGTTGTCCGCGAGCTAATGCTTGCCGGCTATTCACCCCTGCTCTACCGGAACAGCCTTATTTTATTGCTAGGCGGAGCATTTTTCATTGCTATGGCAGTGGTATGTCACAGCCGGAGAATCAGGCATTGTCATAACATGGAAGCTGGCAAGCCGTATCAAGCGTAG
- a CDS encoding TetR/AcrR family transcriptional regulator has protein sequence MRNRIIMATVEEINLRGFKFTMSDLTKRLSISKSSLYEHFSSKDELIATIVAIVLNDFRKQEEKIYTSHLPITEKLKAALTITPETFEPFHNRVYDDLRLTYPNEWKKVTLFRQERMDRLANLLSENMKAGTIRHVHLGVLQQMIISTINDLISYRFLADHNMTYPDAVTAMLDVMIHGIMVKE, from the coding sequence TTGCGTAACCGAATTATTATGGCAACCGTTGAAGAAATTAATTTGCGGGGTTTCAAATTCACCATGAGTGATCTTACCAAGCGTCTCAGCATCAGTAAATCATCGCTGTATGAGCATTTCTCCTCCAAAGACGAACTAATTGCTACAATAGTAGCTATCGTGTTGAATGATTTCCGCAAACAAGAGGAAAAAATCTATACTTCACATTTACCGATTACGGAAAAACTGAAGGCGGCGCTGACCATCACACCAGAAACCTTCGAACCCTTTCATAACCGTGTGTACGATGATCTTCGTCTGACCTATCCCAACGAATGGAAAAAGGTGACTCTGTTTCGCCAGGAGCGTATGGACCGCCTGGCCAACCTGCTGAGTGAGAATATGAAGGCAGGTACTATCCGGCACGTGCATTTAGGGGTCCTTCAACAAATGATTATTAGCACCATAAACGACTTGATCAGCTACCGCTTTCTCGCCGATCATAATATGACCTATCCGGATGCTGTGACAGCAATGCTGGATGTAATGATCCATGGAATCATGGTTAAAGAATAA